From a single Nicotiana tomentosiformis chromosome 2, ASM39032v3, whole genome shotgun sequence genomic region:
- the LOC138906618 gene encoding KNR4/SMI1 homolog translates to MQQKVEKIGLLREEVDQIKAEYNRWKETIDRLAAEKETILAKLLSADVQLRSVKQKGSAQAKRIEELETRLAEAKAEVESSKVMADKSTAVYRADAEAAQMEAREAADTVDTRAYWVAELAKCRSRRETVEEIHARGFDLAKEIKRAKELEAAAEALASDGDDNDDDDDDDDDDDDGSKSGSEDRGIPVEKRQLSMITQKLSP, encoded by the coding sequence atgcagcaaaaggttgaaaagatcgggttgcttcgggaagaagtcgatcaaatcaaggccgaatataaccggtggaaggagactatcgaccgcctggctgcagaaaaagaaaccatcttggccaaattattatcggccgatgttcagcttcgaagcgtcaagcaaaagggttcggctcaggccaagaggatcgaggagcttgaaacacggcttgctgaggccaaggcggaggttgagtcgtcgaaagtcatggcggacaagtccactgccgtgtatcgggctgatgccgaggctgctcagatggaggcaagagaggcagcggatactgtcgacactcgagcatattgggttgccgaacttgctaagtgtcggtctcggagggagaccgtcgaggagatacacgctcgaggtttcgaccttgctaaagagataaaaagagctaaagagctcgaagctgcagctgaagccttggcttctgatggcgatgataatgatgatgatgatgatgatgatgatgatgatgatgatggtagcaagagcgggtccgaagaTAGGGGGATCCCGGTGGAGAAGAGACAGCTCTCGATGATAAcccagaagcttagcccttag